The genomic DNA GATAGCAGAACCATCAATACCTGTATGTTCAAAGAAATGATTATCCTCTGCTGCGACAAACGCATGGATAACAGAAGGGGGCAATTGTTCAAAGGTTATATAAGTGCGGTGTTCAGTTCCGTGTAACGTTTGAATCTTTTTCCCATTTTCGTCATGGATCGTTGAACTTTGGACGAGCTCGTAAGTATCAAGGGTCACTTGCTTTTCGATCAATTCAGAAGGCGTCTGTACCTGTTGGATATCCGCCCAGACATTGTCAGCAAGAAAACAAATCGCCAACAGCATTGCGGCTGAAATGATAAAACCTGTAATCAGTTTCAAAATAAATCCTATCCTTATGTAATCTTCTGTGTTTGCACTTTCAGTATAAGTGCGACTAGGATTCGGACTTCGCTTTCGCTTGTCTTCATCAAGTCTTCTTTACACTTCCAGTATAAGTGCGACTAGGATTCAGACTTCGCTTTCGCTTGTCTTCATCAAGTCTTCTTTACACTTCCAGTATAAGTGCGACTAAAGTTCAGACTTCGCTTTGCTTGTCTTCACTAAGTCTTCTTTATTTTACCATGTTTGTGAGTGTTTGGGTTTAAAAGAACATCGAATGTTACGGAATGTCCGAGCATACGATGTATTACATGTACGATTATTCCTTGGAGGGGGTACTCATGGATATTTTAGGTAAATTGCAACGGCATAGGGAAGAAGAAAAAAGATTGGCTTGGGAAGGTACCTTCGCTGAATATTTGGAGATTTTACGAGAGCGTCCTGAAGTTGCTCAGTCTGCCCATTCTCGTGTATATAATATGATTAAAAGTCACGGAATTGATGAAGTGAATGGTAAGAAACGATTCAACTTCTTTTCAAATCAGATTTTCGGGCTAGAAGATGCAGTGGAGCGGCTTGTAGAAGAATACTTCCATCCATCAGCTAAACGTCTTGATGTACGGAAGCGGATCCTTTTATTGATGGGACCGGTCAGTGGAGGTAAATCTACAATCGTAACGATGCTGAAAAGAGGTTTAGAGGAGTATTCGAAGACGGACGAAGGTGCGGTATACGCTATTAAAGGATGCCCAATGCATGAAGATCCATTGCATTTGATTCCGCATCACATCAGAGAGGATTTCTATAATGATTATGGAATCCGGGTGGAAGGCTCGTTATCCCCATTGAATATGATGCGTCTCGAACAAGAGTACGATGGACGTATTGAAGATGTCATGATTGAGCGTATCTTTTTCAGTGAGGATAAACGAACGGGTATTGGTACGTTCAGCCCATCCGATCCGAAGTCGCAGGATATTGCGGATTTGACGGGAAGCATCGACTTCTCGACAATCGCCGAATTCGGCTCTGAATCGGATCCGCGTGCTTATCGTTTTGACGGAGAACTGAATAAGGCGAATCGTGGGATGATGGAGTTCCAGGAAATGCTGAAGTGTGATGAAAAATTCCTATGGCATTTACTTTCGTTGACGCAGGAAGGGAACTTCAAGGCTGGAAGGTTTGCTTTAATCAGTGCGGATGAGTTGATTGTTGCTCATACGAACGAAGCTGAGTACAAATCTTTCATTTCGAATAAAAAGAATGAGGCACTGCATTCAAGGATCATTGTCATGCCGATCCCTTACAACCTAAAAGTTTCTGAAGAAGAGAAAATTTATGAGAAGATGATCAAGGACAGTGACATTGGAGATATCCATGTTGCGCCACATGCATTGCGGGTCGCTGCAATCTTCTCCGTATTGACGAGATTGAAGGAATCCTCGAAGCAAGGCGTCGATGTGGTTAAGAAGATGCGCCTATACGATGGAGAGAATGTCGAAGGCTTCAATACAGCGGATGTAGAGGAAATGAAGAAGGAATTCAACGATGAAGGGATGAGCGGGATTGATCCGCGTTATGTCATCAACCGGATTTCATCTGCCATCATCCGTAAAGAAGTTCCAGCCATCAGTCCGCTTGACGTCTTGCGGTCATTGAAGGACGGTCTGGACCAACACGCTTCCATTTCGAAGGAAGATCGTGACAAGTACATTAATTTCATCTCAATTGCTCGAAAAGAATACGATGATATTGCGAAGAAGGAAGTTCAGAAGGCATTCGTGTATTCGTATGAAGAGTCGGCGAAAACATTGATGGACAATTATCTGGATAATGTTGAAGCTTATTGTAACAAGAACAAACTACGCGATCCGCTTACAGGTGACGAAATGAACCCAGATGAAAAACTGATGCGTTCGATCGAGGAGCAAATCGGAATTTCTGAGAATGCGAAGAAAGCCTTCCGTGAAGAAATCCTTATCCGTATTTCGGCGTATGCCCGTAAAGGGAAGAAGTTTGATTATAATTCACATGAGCGGTTGCGCGAAGCGATTCAGAAGAAGTTGTTCGCTGACTTGAAGGATGTTGTCAAGATTACGACTTCTACGAAGACGCCAGACGAGTCCCAGCTTAAGAAGGTGAATGAGGTCATCGCCCGCTTGATCGATGAGCATGGCTATAACTCGATTTCGGCAAACGAGCTGCTCCGTTATGTCGGCAGTCTGCTCAACCGTTGATCCAAAATCATTAGAAACAAACAAAACAAGGCGTCCTCCAACGCCTTGTTTTTTGTGGTTCCAAACGTAATGAACTGCTTACTGAAGTGCCTGACACTTCCGCAGAGTGTTGATATACGGCGCTCGGGAAGAAGTGTCAGGCACTTTGTAACAAAAGTTTAACTGCTTGTATACTTGCGGGGAAATTGTATAAAATGGTAGATTAAACATAACAAAGAAGAAAAAGGGTGTGTAAGTGTACATGGCCAAAACGAAGAACAGCTTTTTGGAATGGGTGAAAGCAATCGGAATTGCTTTGCTCATTGCATTCGTTGTACGGCATTTTCTCTTTACGAACTATGTCGTCTACGGTGAATCAATGATGCCCACGATTCAAGAAGGGAATCGTTTAATCGTAAATAAAATCAACTATGACATTTCTAAGCCGAATCGTTTTGATTTGATTGTATTCAGAGCGAATGAGGAAGAGGATTACATCAAGCGGATCATCGGTCTTCCGGGGGATAAGGTCGAGTACCGGGATGATAAGCTCTTTATCAATGGAGAGCCTGTCCCTGAGC from Pseudalkalibacillus sp. SCS-8 includes the following:
- a CDS encoding PrkA family serine protein kinase, encoding MDILGKLQRHREEEKRLAWEGTFAEYLEILRERPEVAQSAHSRVYNMIKSHGIDEVNGKKRFNFFSNQIFGLEDAVERLVEEYFHPSAKRLDVRKRILLLMGPVSGGKSTIVTMLKRGLEEYSKTDEGAVYAIKGCPMHEDPLHLIPHHIREDFYNDYGIRVEGSLSPLNMMRLEQEYDGRIEDVMIERIFFSEDKRTGIGTFSPSDPKSQDIADLTGSIDFSTIAEFGSESDPRAYRFDGELNKANRGMMEFQEMLKCDEKFLWHLLSLTQEGNFKAGRFALISADELIVAHTNEAEYKSFISNKKNEALHSRIIVMPIPYNLKVSEEEKIYEKMIKDSDIGDIHVAPHALRVAAIFSVLTRLKESSKQGVDVVKKMRLYDGENVEGFNTADVEEMKKEFNDEGMSGIDPRYVINRISSAIIRKEVPAISPLDVLRSLKDGLDQHASISKEDRDKYINFISIARKEYDDIAKKEVQKAFVYSYEESAKTLMDNYLDNVEAYCNKNKLRDPLTGDEMNPDEKLMRSIEEQIGISENAKKAFREEILIRISAYARKGKKFDYNSHERLREAIQKKLFADLKDVVKITTSTKTPDESQLKKVNEVIARLIDEHGYNSISANELLRYVGSLLNR
- the lepB gene encoding signal peptidase I, with product MAKTKNSFLEWVKAIGIALLIAFVVRHFLFTNYVVYGESMMPTIQEGNRLIVNKINYDISKPNRFDLIVFRANEEEDYIKRIIGLPGDKVEYRDDKLFINGEPVPEPYLERFRDELQQGSQLTGDFTLKDITKKERVPEGTVFVLGDNRLHSIDSRHIGFVPFENIVGEVNLRYWPVSEFKVIQ